The Lutibacter sp. A64 genome segment GTGTTAAAAAAGCAAGGCTCCATAATAAAAGAGTTATTAATATAGATATTGGTATTAAATATTTTAAATTGTTATAGATATAATAATTAAAACTGTACTCTAAAATTAACTTATTGTAAAATACATCTAGACTTTCGAAATAAAAATGATAGGTGAAAAAAACAATAATAGGAAACAAAAATCCAATAATAGGTATTGCCAAATTTTTTAAAGTGATTTTATTGTAGAGAAACATAGCTACATATATGAATATTAAAAATAAGATACTCCAAGAATATAAAATAGCAGAAATACCAATCCAAAAACCAGCATCAAATAATTTGCCCTTTGTGTTTAATGAAGATTTTAAACTATAAATTTTTCTAAAAGCAAAAAGCAATAGTAAGTTGGTAAAAAACAAGTTTAGATGAAACATTGTTTGGTAGAAACTAGCCATTAATAAAATAATTATTAGTACTGCGTACGAATTATCTTCTGTAAGGTTATTTTTTTTTAAAATAAAATTAATGGTCAGTAACATAAAAATAAATCCAATTAAAGTGGCTAAAACAGTACCTAAAAAAGAAATTGAGAAACCTGTTGTATTGAATAAAAATGTAGCTGTTAAATAGAATATTGCAAAGAGCAATAGCAGGTTAACAATTATTACGGGTTTAGATTTATTAAAAAAATTTGCTATCATTACTATATTTCATACTTTTGCCTGTAAATATAATTAAGAAATGATTGCAAACAATATTTTTAAGGCGATAGGTGATTTTTTTACAGATGTTTTATTTGCGCCATACCATAGTATTAGAGCCATGGACAATTGGTGGGCTCAAAACACTATAAGTTGGGTTTTTATTATTATTGTCTTTATGGCCTTTTTATATTGGCTTGGAGAAATAAGAAAATACAAAAAAGCTGGAAACGAGTAATTTCTGTTCCTAATTTATTTTAATTTTCCTTTTAAAACACACTACTAACTGTGGGAAGCAAAAACAAACTAAAAAGATTTCGTGAAAACGAAACATTTTCTAATGTAATTCAACCAACGCGAGAAGAAATACTTGAAGGCTTTTCAAAAAAAGGAAACTGGCAAGAATTTTTTAATAACAATAATCCAATAGTTTTAGAATTAGGTTGTGGTAAAGGTGAATATACAATTGCATTAGCACGTAAAAATCCTGAGATAAATTATATTGGTATAGATTTAAAAGGTGCGCGTTTTTGGCGTGGTGCTAAAACTGCTTTAGAAGAAAATTTACCCAATGTTGCCTTTATTAGAACTCAAATTGAGCTAATAGATTTGTTATTTGCTGAAAACGAAGTATCAGAAATTTGGATAACATTTCCAGATCCTCAAATAAAATATACGCGTACAAAACATAGGTTAACCAACGCCGAGTTTTTAAAAAAGTATCATAAAGTTTTAAAACCTAGAGGCTTTGTAAATTTAAAAACCGATAGTGAGTTTATGCATGGGTATACCTTAGGCTTATTACACGGTCAAGGACAAGAAATAGTCTATGCACATCACGATATATATAAAAATGCTCATTCACCTAAAGAAGTTGTTGAAACACAAACTTTTTACGAAAATCAATATTTAGAACAGCAAAAACCTATTACTTATATTCAATTTAGATTAAATTATTAATATTATGGTGCTACAATTTATTTTAGGGTTTTTAACCTCTTTTGTAGCGGCTACACCTCCTGGTTTATTAAATTTAACCTCTTTAAAAATTAGTTTAGAAAAAGGAAGACGAAAAAGTTATCATTTTGCTTTTGGTGTTACTTTTATTATTTTTATTCAAACATATATTTCATTAGTTTTTATAAATTACCTTCATAATACATCTTTTGTTGGAACATCTTTTCAACAAATTGCGGTAATTCTATTTGCGTTCCTTTCTATGTTCTTTTTATACAAAGGAATAAAAGAGAAAAAAACACAAAAAATAAAAAAATCGAAAGTTAAAAACAGTTTTACGCTTGGTATAATTTTATCATCTGTAAATCTATTGGCAATTCCTTATTATTGCAGCGTTGGAAGTGCGTTAAAATCAAACGGATGGATGGATCTTACACAAATAAATATTTTAATTTTTGTGCTAGGTTCTGGAATTGGAACTTTTTCTTTGTTAAGTATTTATAACAATTCAGCTAGATTAATTCAAAAGAAAATGGGTATAATCTCTAGAAATATCAATTTTGTTTTAGCTGGAATTACAGGTCTAATTGCGCTTATAACATTAATTCAATTACTAAATTGAAAGAGACTGATAATTTTTTCGATAAAGTTTATAAAGTAGCTGAACAAATTCCGTTTGGGCGTGTTACAAGTTATGGAGCAATTGCAAAATATTTGGGAGCTGCACGTTCGGCTAGAATGGTTGGTTGGGCTATGAATGCATCTCATAATAATCAACAAGTCCCAGCCCATAGAGTTGTAAACAGAAAAGGTTTATTAACAGGAAAACACCATTTTGATGGCACCAATTTAATGCAGCAATTATTAGAAAGCGAGGGTGTTAAAGTTGTTGATAACCAAATTCAAAATTTTGATACTGTTTTTTGGGATCCATTTGAGGAATTATCCTAAATATTTATCTTAAAACACAGTGTAACATCTGCGGCATTACTTTTTAATACAAGTCTTTTTATATTCACCTGAACTCTGTATCTTTGTTGTTTAGAATGATTTTATATAAAAATTATGGCTTATAATAAAAAAGATATCACAAAAGCACTTGAAACTATAACAGCACCCGGAGAAGGTAAAAGTTTAGTTGAAAGCGGAGCAGTTAAAAATATTGTTACTTTTGATAAAGAAATTATTGTAGATGTAACTATTAGTAACCCTACACTACAAGCAAAAAAGAAAGTTGAAGTTGAAATTATGAAAGCTGTTCACCAATATGTGGATCAAAAAGCCGACGTAAAAGTAAATGTTACTTCAGAAGCACCACCGGTAGCGCCGTTAAAACCAGAAAAACCAAAAGTTCCTGGAATTAAAAATATTATTGCAGTTGCCTCTGGAAAAGGAGGTGTAGGAAAATCTACAATTACTGCAAATATGGCGATTTCATTGCAAAAAATGGGCTTTAAAGTAGGTATTTTAGATGCCGATATTTATGGACCATCAATACATTTAATGTATGATGTAGCAAATGCAAGACCGTTATCTACCGAAATTGAAGGTCGTTCAAAAATGTTACCAATAGAAAGTTACGGCGTAAAAATACTTTCATTAGGTTTCTTTACAGATGCAAATCAAGCCGTAATTTGGCGTGGAGCAATGGCTTCAAAAGCATTAAACCAAATGATTTTTGATGCGTATTGGGGCGAATTAGATTTTCTTTTAATTGATTTACCTCCTGGAACAGGAGATATTCACTTATCAATTGTGCAAGCAGTTCCAATAACAGGTGCTGTAATTGTAAGTACACCTCAAAATATTGCTTTAGCAGATGCTAAAAAAGGAGTGGCAATGTTTAAACAAGAAGCTATTAACGTACCTGTATTAGGTATAGTTGAAAATATGAGTTACTTTACACCAGCAGAATTACCAGATAATAAATATTATATTTTTGGAAAAGATGGTGCAAAAAACTTAGCAGAAGATATTGATACCGAATTTTTAGGTGAAGTGCCATTGGTACAAAGTATTAGAGAAGCAGGTGATGTTGGTCATCCAGTTGCTCTACAAGACAATACACCTTTAGAAAATGCGTTTACCACAATAACTAAAAATGCTTTATCTCAATTGGTAAAAAGAAATAAAAATTTACCTCCTACAGAAGTAGTAAGAATATCGACCATGAGTGGTTGTAGTACAAGTTAATTATGAAAATGAATCCAGAAGAACTAAAAGAAAACGTAGAAAATGCGTTACAAGAAATAAGGCCATATTTAGAAGCTGACGGCGGAAACATCTCTTTGGTAGAAATTACTGAAGATACAGTAAGTGTTCAATTAGAAGGGGCTTGTTTAGGTTGTTCTGTAAATCAAATGACTCTAAAAAATGGAGTTGAAGCCACCATAATTAAACATGCTCCTCAAATAAAAAGAGTGATAGAAATTAATGGTATTAAATTTTAAACAAGAGTACGTGAGCAATCCTATTCTAGTTTATTTACGATACCTTTAAAATAACAAAATTAATAAAAGCTTAACTATTAAACGTTTGGCTTTTATTATTTTTGGAACAGATATTGTATTTCACTAAAGAAACAAATTAGTATTATCCCAATGAAAAAATATATTTTTATACTATTCCTTCTGATTTTTACTATATCGCATAGTCAAACGGTGAAATTTGATACTGAAAAGCCAGAAAAAAAACTCGCATTTCAAGGTGGAGAATGGCTAAAGTTTAGAATGAGTTATAGTAACTTTTTTAATGCGGGCTATTCTACAATTGAAGTTAAAAACACTAAAAACTTAGGTAAAGATGCTTTTCATATTATTGGAAAAGGTAAATCTACCGGGCTTTTAAGTTTACTGTTTAAAGTTAAAGACGATTATCAAACATTTATTTATAAAGAAACATTAAAGCCTTATCGATTTATTAGAAAAATTGACGAAGGAGGTTATACAAAAGATAAAGAAATTACGTTTGATTATGACACAAAACAGGCAATAGTAAAAAATAACAAGAAAAACACAGAAACTAAGCATCCAATAAATGATGAAATTCAAGACATCCTTTCTTCACTTTATTTTTTAAGAAATCAAAAATTAAATAATTTAAAAGTTGGTCAAGAAATAGAATTATTAATGTTTTTTGATCAAGAAATTCATAATTTTAAATTGCTTTTTTTAGGAAAAGAAGTGATAAATACTAAGTTTGGTAAAATTAACTCTTTAGCTTTTAGACCTATGGTACAAGCAGGTAGAGTTTTTAAAGAACAAGAAAGTGTTACTGTTTGGGTAAGTGATGATGATAATAAAATTCCATTGAGAATTAAAGCATCACTTGCGGTTGGATCTCTTAGGGCAGATTTAGATGCTTTTAAAGGATTAGCGCATCCTTTTAACATTATTTTTGACAATTAAATTGTACTTTTGTGTTTTATTTTTTAATTCAAATAAAAATCCAAATAAAACATTGAAAAAACTAATTACATTTATACTATTTGCAGTATTAATTTCTTGTAAAGAAAATAAACCAGAAGTAGTTAATATTCCTAAAAAAGTAGCACCAGTAGTTGTAGAAGAATTTGGGTTTAAATTAAACGATTATAAAGTAATAAATGACACTATTAAATCTGGTGAAAATTTTAGTGAAATTTTAGATAGACACCGTATAGCATACCCAAAAGTATTAGAAATTGTAAATAAAATTAAAGATACTTTTAATGTTAGAAAAATAAAAAGTGGAATTCCTTATACCATTTTAGCAAAAAACGATTCTACCGAGCAAGCACAAGTTTTTATTTATCAGCATTCAAAAGTTAGATATACAGTAATAGATTTTAAAGATTCTATTACAACCGCATATAATGGTCAAAAACCAGTAAGAAAAGAATTAAAGACTGCTTCGGGTATTATTACCAATAACCTTTCACAAACTATGGATGATTTAGGTTATAGTTCTTATTTAACATCAAAAATGGCAGATCAAATCTATGCTTGGACCATAGATTTTTCGAGACTTCAAAAAAACGATAAATTTAAAATTATATACGAACAATTATATATAAATGATACTGTTCCTGTTGGAATAGGAGAGGTTAAAGCTTCCTTTTTTGAACATGGTGGTAAACCATTTTATGCATTTCAATTTGTTGCCGATACAACTTTAAATATTCCAGATTATTTTGATGATGAAGCCAATAATTTACGTCGTCAATTTTTAAAAATGCCGATTCAATTTGGAAGACTTTCATCTCGGTATAATTTAAAACGAAGAATTGCTTTTTACGGAAATAAAATTAGACCACACTTGGGTACTGATTTTGCCGCTCCAATTGGAACGCCAATTATGGCTACGGCAAATGGTGTTGTAACAGAATCTCGTAGAAAAGGAGGAAATGGTAATTATGTAAAAATTCGTCATAATAGTACTTATAGCACGCAATATTTACATATGAGTAAACGAAAAGTTAAAGTTGGTGATGTTGTAAAACAAGGAGATGTTATTGGATTAATTGGTATGACAGGGAATACCTCTGGGCCGCACGTTTGTTATCGTTTTTGGAAAAATGGTAAGCAGGTAGACCCATTAAAACAAGAGTTGCCAGCTGCAGAACCTATGAAAGATGCTATGAAACCTACTTATTTTAATTTTATAGAGCCTCTAAAAAAAGAATTAGATGCTATAGAATACCCAGAAATGAGTAATGTTGTAGTTGAACAAGAAGAAGAATTAAATTCATAAATTAATACTGATGAAAAATATAAACCCTACTGAAACTAATGCTTGGAAAAAACTTACTAACCATTATAATGCAGTAAAAGACCTTCATTTAAAGTCGCTTTTTAACGATGACGCTACTAGAAAAGAAACATTTACACTTAATTTTAACGAGTTTGAATTTGACTTTTCTAAAAACAGGATAACCAAAGAAACTATAGAATACCTTTTAGAATTAGCAAATGAGTCTGATTTAAAAAGTGCTATGGATGCTTATTTTTCTGGAGAAAAAATTAATGAAACCGAAAAAAGAGCTGTATTACATACTGCTTTAAGAAATCAAACAGCAACAGAGATTTTAGTTGATGGTAAAAATGTAATGCCAGAAGTAAAAGAAACACTAAGTAAAATGGAATTTTTTACTAATAAAGTTGTTTCTGGTGAATGGAAAGGGTATACAAATAAATCTATTACAGATGTTGTAAATATTGGTATTGGAGGATCAGATTTAGGACCTGATATGGTTGTAGAATCATTAAAATATTATAAAAATCATTTAAATGTACATTTTGTTTCAAATATAGATGGAGACCATGTTCAAGAAACTATCAAAAATCT includes the following:
- a CDS encoding DUF6427 family protein, whose amino-acid sequence is MIANFFNKSKPVIIVNLLLLFAIFYLTATFLFNTTGFSISFLGTVLATLIGFIFMLLTINFILKKNNLTEDNSYAVLIIILLMASFYQTMFHLNLFFTNLLLLFAFRKIYSLKSSLNTKGKLFDAGFWIGISAILYSWSILFLIFIYVAMFLYNKITLKNLAIPIIGFLFPIIVFFTYHFYFESLDVFYNKLILEYSFNYYIYNNLKYLIPISILITLLLWSLAFLTPKVLLVNNTFKSAFQVIINHLIISTAIVLLSPTKDGSEVFFLLFPAGIIIANLIQKSTSKVFKNLVLYTFFITSVVVYLL
- a CDS encoding DUF6341 family protein, which gives rise to MIANNIFKAIGDFFTDVLFAPYHSIRAMDNWWAQNTISWVFIIIVFMAFLYWLGEIRKYKKAGNE
- the trmB gene encoding tRNA (guanosine(46)-N7)-methyltransferase TrmB, coding for MGSKNKLKRFRENETFSNVIQPTREEILEGFSKKGNWQEFFNNNNPIVLELGCGKGEYTIALARKNPEINYIGIDLKGARFWRGAKTALEENLPNVAFIRTQIELIDLLFAENEVSEIWITFPDPQIKYTRTKHRLTNAEFLKKYHKVLKPRGFVNLKTDSEFMHGYTLGLLHGQGQEIVYAHHDIYKNAHSPKEVVETQTFYENQYLEQQKPITYIQFRLNY
- a CDS encoding LysE family transporter gives rise to the protein MVLQFILGFLTSFVAATPPGLLNLTSLKISLEKGRRKSYHFAFGVTFIIFIQTYISLVFINYLHNTSFVGTSFQQIAVILFAFLSMFFLYKGIKEKKTQKIKKSKVKNSFTLGIILSSVNLLAIPYYCSVGSALKSNGWMDLTQINILIFVLGSGIGTFSLLSIYNNSARLIQKKMGIISRNINFVLAGITGLIALITLIQLLN
- a CDS encoding MGMT family protein, with product MKETDNFFDKVYKVAEQIPFGRVTSYGAIAKYLGAARSARMVGWAMNASHNNQQVPAHRVVNRKGLLTGKHHFDGTNLMQQLLESEGVKVVDNQIQNFDTVFWDPFEELS
- a CDS encoding Mrp/NBP35 family ATP-binding protein, whose protein sequence is MAYNKKDITKALETITAPGEGKSLVESGAVKNIVTFDKEIIVDVTISNPTLQAKKKVEVEIMKAVHQYVDQKADVKVNVTSEAPPVAPLKPEKPKVPGIKNIIAVASGKGGVGKSTITANMAISLQKMGFKVGILDADIYGPSIHLMYDVANARPLSTEIEGRSKMLPIESYGVKILSLGFFTDANQAVIWRGAMASKALNQMIFDAYWGELDFLLIDLPPGTGDIHLSIVQAVPITGAVIVSTPQNIALADAKKGVAMFKQEAINVPVLGIVENMSYFTPAELPDNKYYIFGKDGAKNLAEDIDTEFLGEVPLVQSIREAGDVGHPVALQDNTPLENAFTTITKNALSQLVKRNKNLPPTEVVRISTMSGCSTS
- a CDS encoding NifU family protein, yielding MNPEELKENVENALQEIRPYLEADGGNISLVEITEDTVSVQLEGACLGCSVNQMTLKNGVEATIIKHAPQIKRVIEINGIKF
- a CDS encoding DUF3108 domain-containing protein, with amino-acid sequence MKFDTEKPEKKLAFQGGEWLKFRMSYSNFFNAGYSTIEVKNTKNLGKDAFHIIGKGKSTGLLSLLFKVKDDYQTFIYKETLKPYRFIRKIDEGGYTKDKEITFDYDTKQAIVKNNKKNTETKHPINDEIQDILSSLYFLRNQKLNNLKVGQEIELLMFFDQEIHNFKLLFLGKEVINTKFGKINSLAFRPMVQAGRVFKEQESVTVWVSDDDNKIPLRIKASLAVGSLRADLDAFKGLAHPFNIIFDN
- a CDS encoding peptidoglycan DD-metalloendopeptidase family protein, with amino-acid sequence MKKLITFILFAVLISCKENKPEVVNIPKKVAPVVVEEFGFKLNDYKVINDTIKSGENFSEILDRHRIAYPKVLEIVNKIKDTFNVRKIKSGIPYTILAKNDSTEQAQVFIYQHSKVRYTVIDFKDSITTAYNGQKPVRKELKTASGIITNNLSQTMDDLGYSSYLTSKMADQIYAWTIDFSRLQKNDKFKIIYEQLYINDTVPVGIGEVKASFFEHGGKPFYAFQFVADTTLNIPDYFDDEANNLRRQFLKMPIQFGRLSSRYNLKRRIAFYGNKIRPHLGTDFAAPIGTPIMATANGVVTESRRKGGNGNYVKIRHNSTYSTQYLHMSKRKVKVGDVVKQGDVIGLIGMTGNTSGPHVCYRFWKNGKQVDPLKQELPAAEPMKDAMKPTYFNFIEPLKKELDAIEYPEMSNVVVEQEEELNS